One Dokdonia sp. Dokd-P16 genomic window carries:
- a CDS encoding YeeE/YedE family protein — MRTLIYLLIGILFGITMFKSEAASWFRIYEMFKFESFHMYGIIGSALVIGIIVVQLIKRLNIKSFYGETIHFHPKAKSFSRYMIGGVLFGLGWALAGACPGPMFTLVGAGFVPILVVIGASLLGTYVYGLIKDKLPH; from the coding sequence ATGAGAACACTTATATATTTATTAATCGGTATTCTTTTTGGGATAACTATGTTTAAATCTGAAGCTGCTTCGTGGTTTCGTATTTATGAAATGTTCAAGTTTGAGTCATTTCACATGTATGGGATTATAGGGTCTGCACTCGTTATAGGCATCATAGTAGTACAACTTATTAAACGTCTCAACATCAAATCATTTTATGGTGAGACGATTCATTTTCACCCTAAGGCAAAGAGTTTTAGTCGTTACATGATAGGTGGCGTTTTATTTGGTTTAGGCTGGGCACTAGCAGGAGCTTGCCCAGGACCTATGTTTACGCTAGTAGGAGCGGGATTTGTTCCTATTCTAGTAGTAATCGGTGCTTCTTTATTAGGCACCTATGTGTATGGATTAATAAAGGATAAACTACCTCACTAG
- a CDS encoding DUF983 domain-containing protein, whose protein sequence is MNKVKKNCPKCQLKYSIEPSFYTGSMYVSYGVGIAVAVAVYVLTLIFGLDFGPTGILTSIVIALIITMPYIGAVSKSIWAHFFFKYDPNILKKAA, encoded by the coding sequence ATGAATAAGGTTAAAAAGAACTGTCCTAAATGCCAATTAAAATACAGCATTGAACCTAGTTTTTATACAGGCTCTATGTACGTATCTTACGGTGTAGGTATTGCGGTTGCCGTGGCCGTTTATGTTTTAACCCTTATTTTTGGTTTAGATTTTGGACCTACAGGTATTCTAACGAGTATCGTCATTGCATTAATCATCACAATGCCATACATAGGAGCCGTATCAAAATCTATTTGGGCTCATTTCTTTTTTAAATATGACCCTAACATTCTTAAAAAAGCCGCATAA
- a CDS encoding VIT family protein: MNEEKFTLEKHYINRSGWLRAGVLGANDGILSTASIIIGVAAASSTREPVLIAGVAGLVAGALSMAAGEYVSVSSQTDVEKSDLAREQQELIDTPDEELLELAKIYESRGLTVETALEVATQLTAHNALEAHARDELGIHEMTEAKPLQAALSSGVAFTVGGFLPVLVGFLAPLEWMEYIQYVAAIMFLIILGIVAARAGGSNPIKAVLRITFWGTLAMGLTAVIGHLFNINIA, translated from the coding sequence ATGAATGAAGAGAAATTTACACTAGAAAAGCATTACATAAATCGTAGTGGCTGGCTTAGAGCTGGAGTCTTAGGCGCAAATGATGGGATTTTATCTACTGCAAGTATCATTATAGGTGTTGCTGCTGCTAGTAGTACTCGGGAGCCAGTACTAATCGCCGGTGTTGCAGGCTTAGTTGCAGGCGCATTGTCTATGGCAGCTGGTGAGTATGTATCTGTTAGTTCGCAAACAGATGTAGAGAAGTCTGATCTTGCTCGAGAGCAACAAGAACTTATAGATACTCCAGATGAAGAGCTGCTAGAACTTGCCAAAATTTATGAGAGTCGCGGTCTTACAGTTGAGACAGCTCTAGAGGTCGCCACCCAATTAACAGCTCATAATGCCTTAGAAGCACATGCAAGAGATGAACTTGGGATACATGAAATGACGGAGGCAAAACCATTGCAAGCAGCACTTTCTTCTGGTGTAGCTTTTACAGTAGGTGGTTTTTTGCCAGTGCTAGTGGGATTCTTAGCCCCTTTAGAGTGGATGGAGTATATTCAATATGTAGCTGCGATCATGTTTTTAATCATATTAGGAATAGTAGCTGCTAGAGCTGGAGGGTCTAACCCTATAAAGGCTGTGCTCAGAATTACATTTTGGGGAACGCTAGCTATGGGGTTGACAGCTGTTATTGGACATTTATTTAATATAAATATTGCTTAG
- a CDS encoding sulfite exporter TauE/SafE family protein, with product MEILEILGYISALIIGISLGLIGGGGSILAVPVLAYLFSVNEKVATAYSLFIVGASALVGGFKQHLKGYVDWRTAIVFGLPAIVGVTVVRHYVVPALPDILFTTGDFEFTRRMAMFGLFAVLMIPAAFSMLKKRKDNKQKGDGTVTYNYSLILIEGLIVGGITGMIGAGGGFLIIPALVILANVEMKVAVGTSLIIIAFKSLMGFFLGDALTMNIDWLFLSIFTGISFIGIFIGSYLSNFIDGDKLKRGFGYFIFVMAIFIFYMEFFVKH from the coding sequence ATGGAGATACTAGAAATACTTGGATATATAAGCGCCTTAATCATCGGCATTTCTTTAGGTTTAATAGGTGGTGGTGGTTCTATACTCGCCGTTCCTGTTCTAGCTTACTTATTTTCTGTAAATGAAAAGGTTGCTACTGCATATTCGTTATTTATTGTAGGAGCAAGTGCGCTTGTAGGTGGTTTTAAACAACACCTTAAAGGCTATGTAGACTGGAGAACGGCAATTGTTTTTGGACTACCCGCTATTGTAGGAGTTACCGTTGTGAGACATTATGTAGTACCTGCATTACCAGATATTTTATTTACCACGGGCGATTTTGAGTTTACACGTAGGATGGCAATGTTTGGCCTCTTTGCGGTACTAATGATTCCTGCAGCCTTTTCTATGCTCAAAAAAAGAAAGGATAATAAACAAAAAGGGGACGGTACTGTCACATACAATTACTCACTTATTTTAATAGAAGGCCTCATCGTAGGAGGTATTACTGGAATGATAGGCGCTGGAGGAGGTTTTCTCATTATTCCCGCTCTTGTTATACTAGCAAATGTAGAAATGAAAGTTGCGGTAGGTACTTCTTTAATCATTATCGCTTTTAAATCATTAATGGGCTTCTTTCTAGGAGATGCATTAACCATGAATATAGATTGGCTATTTCTTTCCATATTTACAGGCATATCATTTATAGGGATTTTTATAGGCAGTTACCTCAGTAATTTTATAGATGGAGACAAATTAAAAAGAGGTTTTGGCTACTTCATATTTGTAATGGCAATCTTCATTTTTTATATGGAGTTTTTTGTGAAACATTAA
- a CDS encoding thioredoxin family protein, with amino-acid sequence MKKILSILIIVIASVVTASAQEWQTDFVKAKAIALKESKPIVLVFQGSDWCAPCIKLDREVWSTDAFKNYAKGHYVMLQADFPRRKNNALSESQVKANAHLAETYNTNGIFPFVVVLDGKGKVLGETSYKKTTPENYIKELNAFTK; translated from the coding sequence ATGAAAAAAATTTTATCAATATTAATAATTGTCATTGCTTCTGTAGTGACTGCAAGTGCTCAAGAATGGCAAACTGATTTTGTAAAAGCAAAAGCTATTGCATTAAAAGAAAGCAAGCCCATAGTTCTCGTTTTTCAGGGCTCAGATTGGTGTGCACCTTGTATAAAGCTTGATCGTGAAGTCTGGAGTACAGATGCTTTTAAAAATTATGCAAAAGGACATTATGTAATGCTTCAAGCAGATTTTCCTAGAAGGAAAAATAATGCATTATCAGAGAGTCAAGTTAAGGCAAATGCTCATCTAGCAGAAACATATAATACAAACGGGATATTTCCATTTGTAGTGGTGCTAGATGGTAAGGGTAAAGTACTAGGAGAGACTAGTTATAAAAAGACCACGCCAGAAAACTATATCAAGGAATTAAATGCATTTACAAAATAA
- a CDS encoding heavy-metal-associated domain-containing protein, with amino-acid sequence MKTSIIVQNLKCGGCAKTITSKISELDYISNVQVNTETATVSFTTQGTEDALSVKEKLKSLGYPSIEDENGMLSKAKSFVSCATGKMK; translated from the coding sequence ATGAAAACATCAATTATAGTACAAAACCTAAAATGCGGTGGTTGTGCAAAAACAATCACATCAAAAATATCTGAACTTGATTATATATCAAACGTACAAGTGAACACCGAAACTGCTACTGTTTCCTTTACTACCCAAGGGACAGAAGACGCATTAAGTGTAAAAGAAAAGCTCAAGTCATTAGGCTACCCATCTATTGAAGATGAAAATGGAATGCTCTCTAAGGCAAAATCTTTTGTAAGTTGCGCTACCGGAAAAATGAAATGA
- a CDS encoding DUF202 domain-containing protein, with protein MKKLSLSLTDKLAIDRTKLANERTFLAYFRTFIVFLSSGLAIIKLDILTEIKWIGSMLNIIAPVVFLIGLIRFLYVKRRIRKYYAA; from the coding sequence ATGAAAAAATTATCACTATCACTCACTGACAAACTAGCGATAGACAGAACAAAACTTGCAAATGAGCGTACTTTCCTAGCATACTTTAGAACTTTTATTGTGTTTTTGAGTTCTGGTCTAGCTATTATCAAACTTGACATTCTCACCGAAATAAAGTGGATAGGATCTATGCTTAACATCATAGCCCCCGTAGTGTTTTTAATAGGCCTGATACGTTTTTTATATGTGAAAAGAAGAATTAGGAAATACTACGCAGCATAA
- a CDS encoding MBL fold metallo-hydrolase codes for MKVEQIYTGCLAQGAYYIESNGEVAIIDPLREVTPYLNRAKQDDAKIKYIFETHFHADFVSGHVTLSKATGAPIVFGPNANPSFDAIIATDRQEFSLGDVTIIALHTPGHTMESTTYLLKDKDGKDHAIFSGDTLFLGDVGRPDLAQKMGELTEKDLAGFLYDSLRNKIMPLADDVTVYPAHGAGSACGKNMMKETVDTLGNQKQMNYALRADMTKEEFIAEVIDGLLPPPQYFPLNVKMNKEGYEDIDEVLKRGTQALSPEAFEAAANETGAIVLDVRHQDKFAKGHIPRSIFIGIDGSFAPWVGALIADVKQPLLLVTEPGREKETITRLSRVGFDNTLGYLKGGFDAWREAAMEYDTVSSITAATFKSELEKGDKSVFDVRKESEYLSEHVLGANNTPLDFLNDHLAEFPDEPFYVHCAGGYRSMIASSILKSRGIHNLIDVQGGFKDIKETGAPVSEFVCPTTL; via the coding sequence ATGAAGGTTGAACAAATATATACTGGTTGTCTAGCTCAGGGAGCTTATTACATTGAAAGTAATGGCGAAGTAGCAATTATTGATCCTTTGAGAGAGGTTACACCGTATTTAAATAGGGCAAAACAAGATGATGCAAAAATCAAATATATTTTTGAAACTCATTTTCATGCAGACTTTGTAAGTGGTCACGTAACCTTATCAAAGGCGACAGGTGCTCCTATTGTTTTTGGACCAAATGCAAACCCAAGTTTTGATGCTATTATCGCAACAGATAGACAAGAGTTTTCATTAGGAGATGTGACTATCATAGCCTTGCACACGCCTGGTCATACTATGGAGAGCACCACGTACCTTCTTAAGGATAAAGATGGTAAGGATCATGCGATTTTTAGCGGAGACACCCTATTTCTAGGCGACGTGGGAAGACCTGATCTGGCTCAGAAAATGGGCGAACTCACAGAAAAAGATCTTGCTGGTTTTCTTTATGACAGTTTACGCAATAAAATTATGCCGCTAGCAGATGACGTTACGGTATACCCTGCGCATGGTGCTGGATCTGCTTGCGGAAAGAATATGATGAAAGAAACCGTAGACACACTAGGGAATCAAAAGCAAATGAATTATGCACTACGTGCAGATATGACAAAGGAAGAATTTATAGCAGAAGTGATAGATGGTTTATTACCACCGCCTCAGTACTTCCCTCTTAATGTCAAAATGAATAAAGAGGGTTATGAAGATATAGATGAAGTTCTAAAAAGAGGGACACAAGCATTATCTCCAGAAGCTTTTGAAGCTGCGGCAAATGAGACAGGAGCTATTGTACTAGACGTGCGTCATCAAGATAAGTTTGCCAAAGGGCATATCCCTAGATCTATATTTATAGGTATAGATGGTAGTTTTGCTCCATGGGTAGGCGCCTTAATTGCAGATGTAAAACAACCCTTATTACTAGTTACAGAACCGGGTCGCGAGAAAGAAACGATTACTAGATTATCTCGCGTAGGCTTTGATAACACCCTAGGATACTTAAAAGGTGGATTTGATGCATGGAGGGAAGCTGCCATGGAATATGATACCGTAAGCTCTATTACAGCAGCCACATTTAAAAGCGAATTAGAAAAAGGTGACAAATCTGTTTTTGATGTGCGCAAAGAAAGTGAGTACTTATCAGAACATGTACTTGGGGCAAATAACACGCCACTAGATTTCTTAAATGATCATCTAGCCGAGTTTCCAGATGAGCCATTTTATGTGCATTGTGCAGGAGGTTACAGAAGTATGATAGCCTCATCTATATTAAAAAGTAGAGGAATACATAACTTAATAGATGTGCAAGGCGGTTTTAAAGACATAAAAGAAACTGGAGCACCGGTGTCAGAATTTGTATGTCCTACTACGCTCTAG
- a CDS encoding Crp/Fnr family transcriptional regulator produces MTNLFLHDKFSFNNEDLLCGLPATLCEDITKNCVVSFFKAGELIFKEGDRPEGIYRINDGKVKKFTDTHLRSEHIFYICKEGEYLGYHALLSEELYPDSAAALTDCEVVFISKEDFMNAVDKSHELSRRLLKNLSHEFGVFLNATRILAKYTVRERTALNLLVLESKFKQSENLETEISIHREDLASMVGTAMESVVRMLKDFKEENLITTKRSSIFIKDYNGLVKVANFS; encoded by the coding sequence ATGACTAATTTATTTCTACACGACAAATTCAGTTTTAATAATGAAGATTTACTGTGTGGACTACCAGCAACGCTATGTGAGGACATTACTAAAAATTGCGTTGTAAGTTTTTTTAAGGCAGGAGAACTCATTTTTAAAGAAGGTGATAGACCAGAAGGTATATATAGAATTAATGATGGGAAAGTAAAGAAGTTTACAGATACTCATCTTAGGAGTGAACATATTTTCTATATCTGTAAGGAAGGTGAGTACTTAGGTTATCATGCATTATTGAGTGAGGAGCTATATCCAGATTCGGCAGCGGCTCTTACAGATTGCGAGGTGGTATTTATATCCAAGGAAGACTTTATGAACGCTGTAGATAAGTCGCATGAATTATCACGACGCTTATTAAAAAATTTGAGCCACGAGTTTGGGGTTTTTCTTAATGCTACAAGAATTCTTGCAAAGTATACAGTAAGGGAGCGCACAGCCTTAAACCTTCTTGTTTTAGAAAGTAAGTTTAAACAGAGCGAGAACTTAGAAACAGAAATTAGTATTCATAGAGAAGACCTGGCAAGTATGGTGGGTACCGCGATGGAGTCTGTCGTGAGAATGCTTAAAGATTTTAAAGAAGAAAACCTTATTACAACAAAGCGAAGTAGCATTTTTATTAAAGATTATAATGGTCTAGTCAAAGTAGCAAACTTTAGCTGA
- a CDS encoding peroxiredoxin yields the protein MDKENLLPEQVISMPRIGDTAPDFEAVTTKGTIKMSEFAKDKWTVMFSHPADFTPVCTTEMSGFAIRKPEFDALNTELLGLSIDSIHAHLGWVQNVRENTGVYFDFPIIADIDMKVSKLYGMLQPNESETAAVRAVFFIDPAKKIRLIMYYPLNVGRNMDEILRALDALQMSDKHKVSMPLDWKRGDQVICSPPKTLDALNERLADDSVEKVTWYLAKKSI from the coding sequence ATGGATAAAGAAAACCTATTGCCAGAACAAGTAATCTCAATGCCAAGAATAGGCGATACTGCACCAGATTTTGAAGCAGTTACGACTAAGGGAACTATTAAAATGTCTGAGTTTGCAAAAGATAAGTGGACAGTGATGTTCTCTCACCCTGCAGATTTTACTCCAGTGTGTACCACAGAAATGAGTGGTTTCGCAATTAGAAAACCAGAATTTGACGCCTTAAATACGGAGCTCCTAGGTCTTAGTATAGACAGTATACACGCTCACTTAGGATGGGTTCAAAACGTAAGAGAAAATACAGGTGTTTACTTTGATTTTCCTATCATAGCAGATATTGATATGAAGGTATCAAAGCTATACGGGATGTTACAGCCTAACGAGAGTGAGACTGCAGCAGTAAGAGCCGTTTTCTTTATCGATCCTGCCAAAAAAATTCGTCTTATTATGTATTATCCGCTTAATGTAGGTCGTAATATGGATGAAATTCTAAGAGCGCTAGATGCACTGCAAATGTCAGATAAGCATAAGGTATCTATGCCACTAGACTGGAAAAGAGGCGATCAAGTAATATGCTCTCCACCTAAAACATTAGATGCACTAAACGAAAGACTTGCAGACGATTCTGTAGAAAAAGTTACTTGGTATCTCGCAAAAAAGAGTATCTAA
- a CDS encoding rhodanese-like domain-containing protein, producing MSILSFLFGGKPQQNNITVLSTADFKTAITDKKVQLVDVRTQNEFDSGHIQKAVNIDIFDKTNFISAFNSYNKEEPVYIYCRSGNRSKKASQTLDSLGFKQIFDLKGGFMAWH from the coding sequence ATGTCCATATTATCATTTCTCTTTGGAGGTAAGCCTCAACAAAATAATATCACTGTTCTAAGCACAGCCGACTTTAAAACCGCTATCACAGATAAAAAAGTACAGCTAGTAGATGTTAGAACTCAAAATGAGTTTGACAGTGGTCATATACAAAAGGCAGTAAACATTGATATTTTTGATAAAACCAATTTTATTTCTGCTTTCAACTCTTATAATAAAGAAGAGCCAGTTTATATCTACTGTAGATCTGGAAACAGGAGTAAGAAAGCCTCACAGACTTTAGACAGCTTAGGGTTCAAGCAGATTTTTGATTTAAAAGGAGGATTTATGGCTTGGCATTAA
- a CDS encoding Crp/Fnr family transcriptional regulator, with protein MIQELKASYGHLFEDALINEILQVGTYKEVPEGFKLMEIGGYVKGMPLLVSGVIKVLREDKNGDELLLYYLEKGDTCSMTMTCCMGQTKSEIGAIAETDTKLIMVPVQKMEEWTAKYKSWRNFVFESYHNRLNELLQTLDSIAFDNMDERLLNYLKEKARVNDEQIIHNTHQEIAYELHTSRVVVSRLLKKLENLGKIELHRNNIQIIDL; from the coding sequence ATGATTCAAGAACTAAAAGCCAGTTACGGTCATCTCTTTGAAGATGCACTTATCAATGAAATACTCCAGGTAGGCACTTACAAGGAGGTTCCTGAAGGTTTTAAACTCATGGAAATAGGTGGCTATGTAAAAGGAATGCCGCTACTGGTCTCTGGGGTAATAAAAGTATTGAGAGAAGATAAAAATGGAGACGAGCTTCTCCTCTACTATCTAGAAAAAGGAGATACCTGCTCTATGACAATGACTTGTTGCATGGGGCAGACTAAGAGTGAAATAGGAGCAATTGCAGAGACAGACACCAAGCTCATTATGGTGCCTGTACAGAAAATGGAAGAATGGACGGCTAAGTACAAGTCTTGGAGAAATTTTGTTTTTGAGAGTTACCACAACCGCCTTAACGAGTTATTACAAACTCTTGACAGTATCGCTTTTGATAACATGGATGAACGCCTCTTAAACTACTTGAAAGAAAAGGCGAGAGTAAACGATGAACAAATTATTCATAACACACATCAAGAGATCGCTTATGAATTACACACCTCAAGAGTAGTGGTATCAAGACTTCTTAAAAAATTAGAGAACTTAGGAAAAATTGAATTACACAGAAATAATATCCAAATTATAGATTTATAA
- the epsC gene encoding serine O-acetyltransferase EpsC, with the protein MNYTDLITSINKQKKEIKVSILLKQESQRFTQLLFNTLFDNGTDTEKTLETLEALFITIRDLACPEVKGTPCKKWDDFTLVIPTLFCSLKKDAEAIYSNDPAAQSLEEVYLAYPGFFAIAIYRMAREFYELGLPLIPRLMTEYAHQLTGIDIHPGAQIGESFFIDHGTGVVIGETAEIRNNVKLYQGVTLGALTVNKGLKSIKRHPTIEDNVTIYANATILGGITVIGKDSIIGGNTWVTKTVPQNSIVLHNPKVEIRNKK; encoded by the coding sequence ATGAATTATACCGATTTAATTACATCTATCAATAAACAGAAAAAGGAAATAAAAGTTTCCATTCTCTTGAAGCAAGAATCGCAACGATTTACACAGTTGTTATTCAATACACTGTTTGATAATGGAACCGATACAGAAAAGACTCTTGAGACTCTTGAAGCCTTGTTTATTACCATAAGAGATCTTGCTTGTCCAGAGGTTAAAGGTACACCGTGTAAAAAATGGGATGACTTTACTCTCGTAATACCTACGCTCTTTTGTAGTTTAAAAAAAGATGCAGAGGCTATTTATAGCAATGATCCCGCTGCACAATCTCTAGAAGAAGTGTACCTAGCCTACCCTGGTTTTTTTGCTATTGCGATTTATAGAATGGCAAGAGAATTTTATGAGTTAGGTTTACCACTCATACCACGACTAATGACAGAATATGCTCACCAACTCACAGGTATTGATATTCATCCGGGAGCGCAAATAGGAGAATCCTTTTTTATAGACCATGGTACTGGAGTCGTGATAGGCGAGACCGCAGAGATACGTAACAATGTAAAGTTATACCAAGGTGTAACTCTTGGCGCACTTACCGTAAATAAGGGATTAAAGAGCATAAAAAGACACCCTACCATAGAAGACAATGTAACCATATATGCAAATGCAACAATTCTAGGTGGAATTACAGTTATAGGAAAAGATAGTATCATAGGAGGTAACACCTGGGTTACAAAAACAGTACCTCAGAACTCTATAGTACTCCACAATCCTAAAGTAGAAATTCGCAATAAAAAATAA
- a CDS encoding Dps family protein produces MSNTNNIGLDISTSQTTATQLNDLLSNYQIFYMNLRGFHWNITGKKFFELHVKFEELYNDALLKVDEIAERVLTLSATPTHSFKDYLNSSDIEAAKNVTDGEEAIDNILESLKVLLQKERTILTTAGDGGDEGTVALMSDYITQQEKLVWMLSAYRN; encoded by the coding sequence ATGAGCAATACAAACAACATAGGTTTAGACATTTCAACATCTCAAACCACAGCAACACAACTTAACGACTTACTTTCTAACTACCAGATCTTTTATATGAACCTAAGAGGTTTTCACTGGAATATTACCGGAAAGAAATTTTTTGAACTACACGTAAAGTTTGAAGAGTTATATAATGATGCACTTCTTAAAGTAGATGAAATCGCAGAACGTGTACTTACACTAAGTGCTACACCTACACATTCATTTAAGGATTACTTAAACAGCTCAGACATAGAAGCTGCCAAAAATGTAACTGATGGTGAAGAGGCTATAGATAACATCCTTGAATCTTTAAAGGTGTTATTACAAAAGGAAAGAACAATACTTACAACTGCTGGAGATGGTGGTGATGAAGGTACTGTTGCTTTAATGAGTGATTACATCACACAACAAGAAAAGCTAGTGTGGATGCTCTCTGCATACCGTAACTAG
- the cysM gene encoding cysteine synthase CysM, with amino-acid sequence MNKTLLDQIGNTPIVKSIALNTNPNVSLYFKLEGDNPGGSVKDRAAYNMIKSALDSGAIDKSTKLIEATSGNTGIALAMIAAIYGLEIELVMPSKATKERVQTMRAYGAKVTLHPDGIEGARDYAIDKVENERYFSFNQFSNDHNWQAHYKTTGPEIWRDTQGEVTHFVSSMGTTGTIMGTSTFLKEQNSNIQIVGVQPTDGSSIPGIRKWPQEYLPKIFNASKVDRTIEVSRDESIAMARRLAQEEGILAGMSSGGATTAALKLASELESGVIVSIICDRGDRYLSSELFE; translated from the coding sequence ATGAATAAGACACTCTTAGATCAAATAGGAAACACTCCCATAGTGAAGTCTATAGCATTAAATACCAACCCTAATGTGAGTTTGTATTTTAAACTAGAAGGTGATAACCCGGGAGGTAGTGTAAAAGACAGAGCTGCTTATAATATGATAAAAAGTGCGCTAGACAGCGGTGCTATAGATAAAAGCACAAAGCTTATTGAGGCCACTAGTGGTAATACCGGTATAGCACTTGCCATGATTGCTGCTATTTATGGGCTAGAAATAGAACTCGTAATGCCTTCAAAGGCAACTAAGGAACGTGTGCAAACCATGAGAGCATATGGAGCAAAAGTTACACTTCACCCTGACGGGATAGAAGGAGCAAGGGATTATGCTATTGATAAGGTTGAAAATGAAAGATACTTCTCTTTTAACCAGTTTTCAAATGATCATAACTGGCAAGCTCATTATAAAACCACAGGACCAGAAATATGGAGAGACACTCAAGGTGAGGTGACTCATTTTGTATCTTCTATGGGAACTACGGGAACTATTATGGGAACCTCAACATTTTTAAAAGAGCAGAATAGTAACATCCAGATTGTAGGTGTACAACCCACAGATGGATCTAGCATACCTGGTATACGTAAATGGCCACAAGAATATTTACCAAAGATATTTAATGCGTCAAAAGTAGATAGAACAATCGAGGTAAGCCGTGACGAATCTATTGCCATGGCTAGAAGGCTAGCACAAGAAGAGGGAATACTAGCAGGCATGAGTAGCGGTGGCGCAACTACGGCTGCATTAAAACTAGCGAGCGAACTAGAAAGCGGAGTCATAGTAAGTATTATTTGTGATCGCGGAGATAGATATCTTTCGTCAGAGTTATTTGAATAG
- a CDS encoding YeeE/YedE family protein translates to MDWIFSPWPWYVSGPIIAFIMFLLIMVGKNFGMSSNLRTMCTICGAGNKADFFKFDWKSQRWNLTVVLGAIIGGYIGSQKLSTDIAVAINPDTIENLNNLGFNSAGKAYLPTELFDTSALLSFKNLALLTIGGFLVGFGARYAGGCTSGHAISGLSNLQLPSLIAVIGFFIGGLFMIHVLFPFIF, encoded by the coding sequence ATGGATTGGATTTTCTCCCCCTGGCCTTGGTATGTATCAGGACCCATCATTGCTTTCATCATGTTTTTACTTATTATGGTAGGTAAGAATTTTGGAATGTCTTCTAACTTAAGAACGATGTGCACTATCTGCGGCGCAGGAAATAAAGCAGATTTTTTCAAATTTGATTGGAAATCACAACGATGGAATCTTACTGTCGTTCTAGGTGCTATTATAGGCGGTTATATAGGGTCTCAAAAGCTATCTACAGACATTGCAGTAGCTATTAATCCAGATACAATAGAAAACCTCAACAACCTAGGCTTTAATAGTGCGGGAAAAGCCTACCTGCCTACAGAATTATTTGACACAAGCGCATTACTAAGTTTTAAAAATCTCGCCTTACTAACTATAGGTGGGTTTCTAGTGGGCTTCGGCGCTAGATATGCGGGTGGATGTACTTCTGGTCACGCTATCTCTGGTTTAAGTAATTTACAACTACCATCACTCATCGCCGTTATAGGTTTTTTTATAGGCGGCCTGTTTATGATTCACGTGCTATTCCCCTTTATATTTTAA